The sequence AGGGGCTCATAGTACTAATCTTAAAGCCATCGTACCGTAGAGACATAGCTCGCTAATCTTCTGTTATTACCGCTAGAGACGTACATCATATGAAAGGATCTGATTAGGCGTGGATGGGaggggcggaggcggaggcggaggcggaggcggcgtcGCGGGTGGCGGGGTCGGCGGTGGCGGAgtgggaggcggaggaggaggatgaggaggaggagaggtggcTCTTGTTGTTGTGCATCCAGACCTTGAGGACGTGCCGCTTGACGCCGATCTGGAGGCAGAACTCGTCGAGCGCGACGTCGTCTTGCTTCTGGACACGCCACCCCAGCTTCTCCGCGAAGGCCTGCATCTTCTCCTTCTGCTCCGCCGTGAACCTGGTGCGGAACCGCTTGCGGGACCCGGACGCCTCGGCGGCCGCCTCCTCGCGCCGCGGCGGCGTCTCCGACCCCACACGGCAAGCCCGATCCGGCCCCGCCTCCTGGCACGGCGGCAGAGGCAGCGCCGCGGCCAGCGGCGGGGGCTGCATCGCGTGGTACGGAAGCGGCATCGGGGCCGGGAGGAAGGCCGGGAACTGCGGCGGCGGCGGTTGCTGACCTAATTTGCTGTGATCccacgcggcggcggcggcggcggaggcgccgGGTCCGTAGAGGAGGAGAGGCGGCCGGGGGCCAGCGACGGACAGGCCCTCCCGGCGGTGAAAGTTGCGGTGGCAGCCACACGCCGCGCACTTGAGGGCGTCCAGGCTGTCCTCCTCCCCGGCCGGCATGAACTCGCCGCACCCGTCGTAGGCCTGTCCCCCCATCGCCGCCGCATGGTTACGGAGGCACTCCCGGTACctcgcgccgccgccgccgccgccgcccgctccctccgcttcctcctccctccccccTGTGTAGGGTACCACGCTTAAGTCCATCACCTGTCGCTTTCTTGTTAAGCGGAAGACAACCCCAAAGCAAGGGTTTTCGCCGCACTCCCCGACGCCGAAATTAACCTTTTATAATGGTGGAAACAGGCCTTCCAGCTTCGAATTTTCCACGCCAATCGGGATCCGATGGCTTAATCCCCTCGCTCAAACCTCCCCCACCAACTGTTCGGCAATAGTCCCCTCACTATTTACCCTTTCATCGCGGAGTAAAACCCCCTGCTCGATCTTCATCGGCCGCTGCAGCACGCGACGAGGGGCTGATGCGTATTAAAGACCACCCACCGATGGGATCCCCTGCCACGGGACACGTGGATGAAGCTGGTCGGCCGCCGCGTGCCCGACGGGCAGACCCCCCCGGCGGGTGCGAGGGGATGCCAGTACGTGTCATCCTCTGATTCGAAGAGGAGCTTCTCTTCTCGGGAGGCCGGACCCACCACGTGGGAGAGTGTCAGCTTGCGCGGGGTGGGCTACGCACCGTCCGACGGACCTATCCAACGGCCGGGCACGCGGCAGTCTGAGCTCCGCGGGTCCCACTGGGTTCCGCCTGACGCGGGCCAATGATCGGGCGATTCGGGCCCCACCGTTTCGTCCTCTGTCCTCACCCCGATGCCCATGCCGCGTTGCGGTGTCGCGGCGGGGCAAGTTGGCGCAGGATAACGCCGAAGCGCACGCGGCTTATGATTCGCCGCGGTAGTGGGCCCCATCACGTTGACGTCCGTCACGGGCGGTCGATcggacgcccccccccccccgaccCCATACGCGTTTCTATCTAGATTTATTACCGCGGTCACGTCGGCTCATCCTGACGGGTAAACGCGGCCGGATTACGCGATCGGGACCGACGGTGAAAGGACCGGAGACGACGGGACCCACGCGGAGCCATCAATCGCATGGGCGAAAACAATGCCATGCCCCTTTCGCGTGCGCCTTTATTCCGTTGGGTTTGTTTGTTTCCTTTGGACGGGCGCGGAGGCGAGCATTGACCCAGCCGTAGTGAGGTTCGCGTGCGTGCGTGCGCAAGAGTCCAATCTTGGGTTCGACTCTCTGATTGCAGCTGATTTGACCCGATGTCTCGATTCCGTGGTTGGAACGGTCCGGCGGAGATGAGCCGATTCGACACCCAAGGTTGTTGTATGGTAATTAATGCTTCTCCTTTTCGATACGACTGCGATTAGTGCATCAAAAAGCAGAGCACATGAACCGTCTATTTTAATATAAGTTcgattaataaatattataaatccgATTTAAATAGACCTCGGTCGTTGACCTCCCGGTGCAGCAGCTGCGATGGAGGTCAAAGCAATGACGATGTCCGAAAAAGACACAAGAGTGTGGGTATCTTTTTCCAGCCACATGACAGGTCGGAGTCGTGGTGGGCCAGGATGGGTGTGGTCGGTGGAGCGATGAATGGGTCAGGCCGAGGAGGGTGGTCATGTCATGGCCCGAAAGCACAGGGTTCGTCAACTGCGGGTGCGACCGAAAGCAAATGATCGATCGCATCGCATATGGTGGCCAGCTATCGAAGCTTATCTTGAAGAGCCAACTGAGGTTGACTTGGTTTGACCCAACCATGATGAGAGATTAAGCTACTCCGAAGCTAAACATGGAACACACATCACTGGGATCGATGACATCAGATCCGACACAGCAGGAAGTACTCAATGTTGCTGCACTGCTGGACTAAGCCAGAAGCCAGAAGTTCTTCTGCCATCGGGTGCTGACGAGGTACCCCCCGACGCCATGGCTCTGCTTCCTCACCGCCATCGTCTGGCACTCGGCCCTGTCGATGCACTGCTCCACGAACTCCTCGTGGCTGCTCGTCATCATGCTGCAGTTGGAGGGGTGAGCAGAGTCAGACAAAGAGGTAATGGTCTCGACCGAAGAGCTCATGAAGTTACCAGCAGAGCGGAGATGGCTTGCTTTGATTTAGCACCAGAACAGAGACGTCGAGCTTCTTGACCTGGCCGAGAACCGTGGCCAGCTTGGGTCCTTGGATCACCAACACCTCCACTCTCACCTGAACACAGGCATGTATGGAAACCAGATAAAGCTACTgcgagatgatgaagaagaacgTGAAGGGGAGGGGAGGAGATTGCCTGGGGACGAATGGCCTTGCAGATCGACCCGAGGGAGTCGATGAGGCGGGAGGTCTCCTCCTCCAGGTGAGCAGAGCCGGAGCAGTGGGGAGGGAGGACGTGGAGGAGGGTGACGAGGTCCCCCTTGTTCGCCACATGGGTCAAGGCCCACACCATGGCCTGCTCGGCGCGAGCAGTGCCGTCTATCAGCACCATCACCCTCTTCTTCTTGCTGCTGCACTCTCCACCTCTCTCCCAGctcatccttctcttcttcttcttcttcttcttcttcttcttcttcttcttcttcttcctcgctcTTCCACCAATGGTGATGATGAGTGAATGGCTTGAAGCATATATCGCCTTCTCTTCGGTCATCAATATTCCCTTCACTCGGTTTCACTGCGAGCTGGAAAAGATTCTCTGGCATCATCAACTCCGTACTGCGTACAATGGCAGGAGCAAAGAGTCGGCAGCTGGGGGAGTAGGAAGGACACAGGCCTATCTCCTTCAAATCCATTAATTGATGACAGCTTAGACACACTTAACAGATAGCAGCAGAAGACACATCTGTCACGAGATCGAAACAGTAAGTTCAGCAACAGGGTGAGTTAGAAGCTCACGTAGTCCGGTGCACCGACCCCAACCCCACACCGTAGTTGTTGACCATGATCAGCTCTCCGAATGAGTGAAAGAAGAGCAAGCAATGTTCCACCCGCAGCTTCCTGCACAATGACAGTGAACAGTGATCGAAGCATGCTGGGTTTGCCGTACTTTTCTCTGTGACATGCCAGCATGAGCTCAGGCTATGGGCAAGGCCAACAGTGGAAGATGACGGAGAGGATAGGGTCCTCATTGAGCCAAGAGAAGGCTTTCGAGAGGCTCTTTCATGTCCTTGTGTCAGTCTGGCCGCATTCAAGTGTGTTGGGAATtgtggaggaggaaaactagttgATCAGTGCAGAATATTCTTTGGTGTTGCTGCATCACACGGACACGCAATGGGTAGTACAAACCCTTGTCAGGGCCATGTGAGGGGGAATGATTCCTACAATTAACCATTGTTCCGTAGGATGACTCCTCGGGGTTGGATACATTCTTGATCAGAGCTCGGAATGAATTCTTAGTGAGATGAGAGAAGGGATTGAGAGATGCTCGCCTCTTTGGCATTTCTCTCACTAACCTCTTCGTTGTTAACGCATTATATGGAGGATTAAAAATGAAACCACTTTGGGTCTTCAATGGTTTGAGAAACCAACTAATAaatcatttttattaataaaaaatatatgatactATTATCTTGAGAGTTAATTATGGGGTTCAAAGTGAACCAACCTAATCGAATCGAATCGATTCAAAATAGGCTTGATCTAAATGGACTCACTAATGGTTCGATTTTGAAGACTATAAACTGTTTCAATTCGAGAGTATACTTTTAATCGATTTAAATTGATCAAAGCAATCCAAACTTCTAATTTTATAAATGATATGAGCTTAATTTCATAAATCTTATTATGTCGTCTAATTTTCAGTTCAATTTAATTGAACAAATTCATTTcaagaattatttttaaaaacttaattgaaattataaatcaattaaattgTTATCTGAATTAGACTAACTAATTTTCAATCGATTCAATTAAGTAAATTAAAATTAGTTTCTATTTACTtacttaattattttattttaattaaactaaattaaaaaaatcgatTCGATCCTTAACGGTTTGATTCAAACCTAATTGAATAACACTACAGTTAATCATGTTCACATAATAAACCTTAATTGAAAATTAACTAAACTTTCTAATAGAAAATTCAGATTTATCTCCATTACCCACTTTATATACATGTAGAGAGAGGATCAGAGACTAAATTTATAGTTACAGAAAGAATATTTTATATCAAGACAtcaattttgaatatatatatatatatatatatatatatatatatatatatatatatatatatatatatatatatatatatatatatatatatatatatatatatatatatatatatagtt comes from Musa acuminata AAA Group cultivar baxijiao chromosome BXJ3-3, Cavendish_Baxijiao_AAA, whole genome shotgun sequence and encodes:
- the LOC135632682 gene encoding zinc-finger homeodomain protein 8-like; the encoded protein is MDLSVVPYTGGREEEAEGAGGGGGGGARYRECLRNHAAAMGGQAYDGCGEFMPAGEEDSLDALKCAACGCHRNFHRREGLSVAGPRPPLLLYGPGASAAAAAAWDHSKLGQQPPPPQFPAFLPAPMPLPYHAMQPPPLAAALPLPPCQEAGPDRACRVGSETPPRREEAAAEASGSRKRFRTRFTAEQKEKMQAFAEKLGWRVQKQDDVALDEFCLQIGVKRHVLKVWMHNNKSHLSSSSSSSSASHSATADPATRDAASASASASAPPIHA
- the LOC135632683 gene encoding uncharacterized protein LOC135632683 gives rise to the protein MTEEKAIYASSHSLIITIGGRARKKKKKKKKKKKKKKKRRMSWERGGECSSKKKRVMVLIDGTARAEQAMVWALTHVANKGDLVTLLHVLPPHCSGSAHLEEETSRLIDSLGSICKAIRPQVRVEVLVIQGPKLATVLGQVKKLDVSVLVLNQSKPSPLCCMMTSSHEEFVEQCIDRAECQTMAVRKQSHGVGGYLVSTRWQKNFWLLA